A single region of the Silene latifolia isolate original U9 population chromosome 8, ASM4854445v1, whole genome shotgun sequence genome encodes:
- the LOC141597448 gene encoding uncharacterized protein LOC141597448 translates to MSNLLEEIKSKVLSASKSEKAYAYSTLQHLQEQSNHDNSLLHSLINSSLTILSSIVADIRVHHADEQIVELALKCLGFMIYHPSIVAAIPKQCINEVLESLARLITTTKIKVVCNLGVWCISMQQLDASSLVLHFDSLLRSIVYSLDNPAGSLSTTFEGIQAVMKLGAQLSEKMRDASSIWAPPIYRRLLSTDKRERDMCQRCLLKIKCLIIPPQQALSKAIAHEMKLKLLPAMKELLKQGKKVQALLAWRWFICILGYHSLKSRHLVNELLKVPEQTFSDSDSQVQIATLVAWEGLIDALVAFPSKICDSVTTHQPHIQHVKVKSGATSQVDEGVTQTGVYSKGLKLIMTPIIGIMTSKTEFSVQSSCLNTWYYLLHKLDNLVSDTCVLATVVEPMLKAVFSVNLDDTNIWSWSVCTNLLHDFIQSKSSNNNLHTEVSFNSSPRTTDSSSLLSGNSSLKAYSVKWLSWDVSQMDFLVRMIQMTLSQTAVATLSSENSSLICDVILRMFRSFLKGVQLDLAKSPTSHDAVMLSLNAVFGLVKTLCKTALCVDGESTNFHVIGLRSLEAVVQELDSSILGSPLYKIPLDVEYVCQGEARCKPLVGSVSLSFMDMVTPVTYLTVLYYYVVVTVRTKVVMHEFTLQGAFSYLNSVLSSYELLEVVHATAASLYTCVNNSSMRVWITIARCLRDHLNGAKDLLPLKIQPASSASNTLCKFLIFPLVVCSSCKSLGTPKECNPAASSIFSGNCTFDEVIDVWMSLYSHVNCTNLQEFPRKNWFTEELCLSLNDFLHQQSDLSESGNSPEHQLLSLCGDIGKCILENLNVEKVAREAIKCNFTGSSGINNCLEFIARLMNLVWTKMEEPPRSVVISRLLPSLIQVVSRLHWQEDITSFIKVLGEPVLPWMSDDVGNSEIIKHELSLLWAEIIKSLHRSWPSIEFNSSYLKQLAVLLEKTLDHSSPSISEPTIKFWNSAYGDQSQIDVPPSLSPVLGKLARDGRIKIRKKRAAGLDPPSHKVSATLRVCSKRVELVQNLTVSGDSTREQPPRQKRERRELTEHQREVRRAQQGKGRDCSGHGPGVRTYTSVDFSQGNDESQDSEDIRDADLILDLLKRV, encoded by the exons ATGTCGAATTTGTTGGAAGAAATTAAAAGTAAAGTTTTATCGGCTTCAAAATCAGAGAAAGCGTATGCGTATTCAACCCTTCAACATCTTCAAGAACAATCCAACCATGATAATTCCTTACTCCACTCTCTTATTAATTCATCCCTAACTATCCTTTCTTCCATCGTCGCTGACATTCGTGTCCATCATGCAGATGAACAAAT CGTTGAATTGGCTTTGAAGTGTTTGGGATTCATGATTTATCACCCCTCCATCGTCGCTGCCATTCCGA AACAATGCATAAATGAGGTGTTGGAGTCACTAGCTAGGcttataacaacaacaaaaatcaaG GTCGTTTGCAACCTGGGAGTATGGTGTATATCAATGCAGCAGCTTGATGCTtcatcattagttcttcattTTGATTCATTATTGAGGTCCATTGTTTATTCACTTGACAATCCTGCTGGTTCTCTATCTACAACATTTGAGGGCATTCAG GCAGTTATGAAGCTAGGTGCTCAGTTGAGTGAAAAGATGAGAGATGCATCAAGCATATGGGCACCGCCTATCTACAGAAGACTCCTTAGTACTGATAAAAGGGAGAGGGACATGTGCCAAAGATGCTTATTAAAGATCAAATGTCTAATAATTCCTCCCCAACAGGCTCTCTCAAAG GCGATTGCTCATGAAATGAAGCTCAAGCTACTTCCTGCAATGAAGGAATTGTTGAAACAAGGCAAGAAAGTTCAGGCACTCCTAGCATGGAGATGGTTTATCTGTATACTTGGATATCACTCCTTGAAAAGCAGGCATTTGGTTAACGAATTACTTAAGGTTCCTGAGCAGACATTTTCTGATTCAGATTCCCAAGTTCAGATTGCAACTTTG GTTGCATGGGAAGGCTTAATAGATGCTCTTGTGGCCTTTCCATCTAAAATTTGTGATTCTGTGACAACCCATCAGCCCCACATTCAGCATGTTAAAGTGAAGTCAGGTGCTACATCACAAGTAGATGAAGGTGTTACCCAGACAGGAGTTTACTCAAAAGGATTGAAACTCATTATGACCCCGATAATTGGGATTATGACAAGCAAAACTGAATTTTCTGTCCAGTCATCCTGCCTGAACACTTGGTACTACTTGTTACATAAGCTTGATAACTTAGTAAGTGATACCTGTGTATTAGCTACTGTTGTGGAGCCGATGCTTAAGGCAGTTTTCAGCGTTAATCTTGATGACACGAACATCTGGAGCTGGAGCGTCTGCACAAATTTACTTCATGATTTTATTCAATCAAAAAGCTCAAATAATAATTTACATACCGAGGTTAGCTTTAATTCATCGCCTAGAACAACTGATAGTTCAAGTCTCTTATCGGGGAACAGTTCATTGAAGGCATACTCTGTTAAATGGTTGAGTTGGGATGTTAGTCAGATGGACTTTCTTGTAAGAATGATACAGATGACACTCAGTCAAACAGCGGTGGCTACTCTGAGCTCTGAGAACAGTAGTTTGATTTGTGATGTCATATTAAGGATGTTCCGTTCCTTTTTGAAAGGGGTTCAACTAGATCTTGCAAAATCCCCGACTAGTCATGACGCTGTTATGCTGTCTTTGAATGCCGTGTTTGGGTTAGTTAAAACTTTATGTAAAACTGCACTTTGTGTGGATGGTGAATCTACTAACTTTCACGTTATTGGCTTGCGGTCACTAGAGGCAGTAGTTCAGGAGCTGGATTCGTCTATCCTGGGATCTCCTCTTTATAAGATTCCCCTTGATGTGGAGTATGTTTGCCAAGGTGAAGCTAGATGCAAACCGTTGGTGGGTAGTGTCTCTCTGAGTTTTATGGACATGGTTACACCAGTGACCTATTTGACTGTTCTCTATTACTACGTAGTTGTTACAGTGCGTACAAAAGTAGTCATGCATGAGTTCACTCTACAGGGTGCATTTAGCTACTTAAATAGTGTGCTATCTTCATATGAGTTGCTGGAAGTTGTCCATGCCACTGCTGCATCTCTTTATACTTGTGTTAACAATAGTTCGATGAGGGTTTGGATCACTATTGCTCGGTGCTTGAGAGATCATCTTAATGGTGCAAAGGATCTTTTGCCATTGAAAATCCAGCCTGCTAGCTCTGCTAGCAATACTTTGTGCAAATTCTTGATTTTTCCGCTTGTTGTCTGTTCCTCCTGCAAATCATTGGGAACCCCAAAGGAATGCAACCCCGCCGCTTCATCAATTTTCTCGGGGAACTGTACATTTGATGAAGTTATAGACGTGTGGATGTCACTTTATAGCCATGTTAATTGTACCAACCTGCAAGAATTTCCGAGAAAGAATTGGTTTACAGAGGAACTTTGCTTATCGTTGAACGACTTTCTTCATCAACAAAGCGACTTGAGTGAAAGTGGTAATAGTCCTGAGCACCAGCTCCTGTCTTTATGTGGTGATATTGGCAAGTGTATACTGGAGAATCTAAATGTAGAAAAGGTTGCTCGTGAAGCAATTAAGTGTAATTTTACCGGATCCAGTGGCATCAATAATTGCTTAGAATTCATAGCCAG GCTAATGAATCTTGTATGGACGAAAATGGAAGAACCACCCCGAAGTGTTGTTATCTCCAG GCTACTTCCTTCGTTAATACAAGTTGTCAGTCGTCTTCACTGGCAGGAAGATATTACTTCCTTCATTAAG GTGTTGGGTGAACCAGTGCTTCCCTGGATGTCAGATGATGTGGGAAATTCcgaaatcataaaacatgagctGTCACTCCTGTGGGCAGAAATCATCAAAAGTCTACATCGTAGCTGGCCTTCAATTGAATTTAACTCCTCTTATCTAAAGCAACTAGCTGTCCTGCTTGAGAAAACTCTTGACCATTCAAGCCCCTCCATTTCGGAGCCTACCATCAAATTCTGGAACTCTGCATACGGTGATCAATCTCAGATAGATGTCCCTCCCTCTTTGTCACCTGTTTTGGGAAAACTAGCCCGAGATGGAAGGataaaaataagaaagaaaagagcAGCAGGGTTAGATCCCCCCAGTCACAAGGTGAGTGCGACATTGAGGGTGTGCTCAAAGCGAGTTGAGCTGGTGCAAAACTTGACGGTCAGTGGGGATAGCACGAGGGAGCAGCCTCCAAGGCAGAAAAGAGAGAGGCGGGAGCTGACAGAGCATCAGCGGGAAGTGAGGAGGGCACAACAAGGGAAGGGAAGAGATTGTAGCGGGCATGGTCCAGGGGTACGGACTTATACAAGTGTTGATTTCTCACAAGGAAATGACGAGTCTCAAGATAGTGAGGATATTCGGGATGCAGACCTGATCTTGGACTTGCTTAAAAGAGTGTGA
- the LOC141597450 gene encoding vesicle-associated membrane protein 711-like produces MGILYAMVARGSVVLSEYSGTSTTAGEIARKILDKVPGDTDTHVSFSQDRYIFHVNRTDNLTVLCMAEDNVGRRIPFAFLEDIHARFVKTYGRAIHSAPAYAMNDEFSRVLNQQMDYYSNDPSADRLNRLKGEMSQVRTVMIENIDKVLDRGERLELLVDKTETMQGNSLRFRKHARRFRTTVWWRNCKLMFTLIIVLLIILYIVLAFLCHGPLLSSCF; encoded by the exons ATGGGGATACTGTACGCCATGGTGGCGCGTGGATCTGTAGTCCTGTCCGAGTACAGCGGCACATCTACAACTGCTGGAGAAATAGCGCGTAAGATCCTAGACAAGGTGCCCGGTGACACTGACACACACGTCTCATTCTCTCAGGACAGATACATATTCCACGTTAACCGCACCGATAATCTCACCGTCCTCTGTATGGCGGAGGACAACGTCGGCC GTAGAATCCCATTTGCATTTTTGGAAGACATTCATGCACGGTTTGTAAAGACGTATGGGCGTGCTATACATAGCGCTCCTGCCTATGctatgaatgatgaattctcaagGGTATTAAACCAACAAATGGACTACTACTCAAATGACCCTAGTGCCGATAGACTTAACCGCCTTAAAGGTGAAATGTCTCAG GTGCGCACTGTTATGATTGAAAACATTGATAAAGTTTTGGATAGAGGGGAGCGTCTGGAGCTGTTAGTTGATAAAACTGAGACTATGCAAGGAAACAGTCTTCGCTTCAGAAAACACGCTCGCCGCTTCAGAACCACTGTTTGGTGGAGGAATTGCAAACTAAT GTTCACATTGATTATCGTTCTGTTGATCATCTTATACATCGTGCTTGCCTTTCTTTGTCATGGACCGTTGCTATCTTCATGTTTTTGA
- the LOC141597449 gene encoding putative clathrin assembly protein At5g35200 isoform X1 has product MEGGGGGGGRNGTNTSSSSSSLRKYLGSIKDTTTISLAKVNSGYKDLDIAVVKATNHVERPAKDRHIRAIFAAVSATRPRADVAYCINALAKRLAKTHNWAVALKTLIVIHRALREVDPTFYQELINYERTRTHMLNMSHFRDDSSATAWDYSAWVRAYALFLEERLECFRVLQYDVETEPPRIKDLDTIDLLVQLPALQQLLYRVLGCQPEGAAVHNHVIHLALSMVASESMKIYNAISDGTANLVDKFFEMQRHDAVKALDIYRRAGQQAERLSEFYEICKNLDVGRGERFIKIEQPPASFLQAMEEYVKEAPRGSTFRKEEEVKQIVYEKPTVLAIEDKNVTDVKEEQPPSPPPEPVKEEKPMVEAPDLLSMDDPTPVASDLDEKNALALAIVSVDDLSTTAPPPNLQNGATGWELALVTAPSSNESATAATNLGGGFDKLTLDSLYDDAMRRNNQATSYNPWEAAPMRSNQMMQTHDPFYASNAMAASHSVQMAAMASQQQAFLMQQQMMMGQHQMMMGQQQMMMGQQQPPPMNPYGNPYAASPYAPSMPVQPYNPNTGFL; this is encoded by the exons atggaaggaggaggaggaggaggtggtaGAAATGGTAcaaatactagtagtagtagtagtagtttgAGGAAATATTTGGGTTCCATTAAAGATACTACAACTATTAGCTTGGCTAAAGTCAATAGTGGTTACAAAGACTTGGACATCGCCGTTGTCAAAGCTACTAATCACGTCGAACGCCCTGCCAAAGACAGGCACATTCGAG CCATTTTTGCTGCTGTTTCCGCCACACGCCCTCGTGCTGATGTTGCCTACTGCATTAATGCTCTTGCCAAACGCTTAGCCAAGACACATAATTGGGCC GTCGCTTTGAAAACCTTAATTGTCATTCATCGTGCTTTGAGGGAAGTTGACCCTACATTTTATCAAGAGCTCATTAATTATGAACGAACCAGAACACATATGCTCAACATGTCCCATTTCAGAGACGATTCTAGTGCTACTG CATGGGATTACTCTGCTTGGGTTCGTGCTTATGCATTATTTCTCGAAGAGAGGCTTGAATGTTTTCGCGTGCTTCAGTATGATGTTGAGACAGAGCCCCCC AGGATAAAGGATCTTGATACAATTGACTTGCTTGTGCAACTACCAGCATTACAACAACTTCTATACCGTGTTCTTGGTTGTCAG CCTGAAGGAGCAGCAGTTCATAACCATGTCATACATTTGGCACTTTCAATG GTTGCTTCAGAAAGCATGAAAATCTACAATGCTATCAGTGACGGGACAGCTAACCTGGTTGACAAG TTCTTTGAGATGCAACGGCATGATGCtgtgaaagcccttgatatatATCGGAGAGCAGGACAACAG GCTGAAAGATTGTCAGAATTCTATGAAATCTGTAAGAACCTTGATGTTGGGCGTGGAGAAAGATTTATCAAGATTGAGCAG CCCCCTGCATCATTTTTACAAGCCATGGAAGAGTATGTCAAAGAAGCACCTAGAGGGTCAACTTTCCGGAAAGAGGAGG AGGTGAAGCAAATAGTTTATGAGAAGCCCACAGTTCTGGCAATTGAAGACAAGAATGTTACAGATGTAAAGGAGGAACAACCGCCATCACCCCCTCCAGAACCCGTCAAGGaagagaaacccatggttgaggCTCCTGATTTATTG AGTATGGACGACCCTACTCCAGTTGCCTCAGATTTAGATGAGAAAAATGCTTTGGCTCTAGCTATTGTTTCTGTGG ATGATCTATCGACTACAGCTCCGCCTCCTAATTTGCAGAACGGCGCTACTGGATGGGAATTGGCACTTGTAACTGCACCCAGCTCAAATGAGAGTGCCACTGCAGCTACTAACCTG GGCGGAGGATTTGACAAATTAACACTAGACAGCCTATACGATGATGCAATGAGAAGAAATAATCAGGCAACAAGTTACAATCCTTGGGAGGCAGCTCCGATGAGAAGCAATCAAATGATGCAAACTCATGACCCTTTTTACGCATCAAATGCTATGGCTGCATCCCATTCTGTGCAAATGGCTGCCATGGCCAGTCAGCAACAAGCTTTCTTGATGCAACAACAAATGATGATGGGACAACACCAAATGATGATGGGCCAACAACAAATGATGATGGGACAACAACAGCCACCGCCTATGAATCCTTACGGAAATCCTTATGCAGCCAGCCCCTATGCTCCTAGCATGCCGGTCCAACCATATAACCCTAATACGGGTTTCTTATAA
- the LOC141597449 gene encoding putative clathrin assembly protein At5g35200 isoform X2 — MEGGGGGGGRNGTNTSSSSSSLRKYLGSIKDTTTISLAKVNSGYKDLDIAVVKATNHVERPAKDRHIRAIFAAVSATRPRADVAYCINALAKRLAKTHNWAVALKTLIVIHRALREVDPTFYQELINYERTRTHMLNMSHFRDDSSATAWDYSAWVRAYALFLEERLECFRVLQYDVETEPPRIKDLDTIDLLVQLPALQQLLYRVLGCQPEGAAVHNHVIHLALSMVASESMKIYNAISDGTANLVDKFFEMQRHDAVKALDIYRRAGQQAERLSEFYEICKNLDVGRGERFIKIEQPPASFLQAMEEYVKEAPRGSTFRKEEVKQIVYEKPTVLAIEDKNVTDVKEEQPPSPPPEPVKEEKPMVEAPDLLSMDDPTPVASDLDEKNALALAIVSVDDLSTTAPPPNLQNGATGWELALVTAPSSNESATAATNLGGGFDKLTLDSLYDDAMRRNNQATSYNPWEAAPMRSNQMMQTHDPFYASNAMAASHSVQMAAMASQQQAFLMQQQMMMGQHQMMMGQQQMMMGQQQPPPMNPYGNPYAASPYAPSMPVQPYNPNTGFL; from the exons atggaaggaggaggaggaggaggtggtaGAAATGGTAcaaatactagtagtagtagtagtagtttgAGGAAATATTTGGGTTCCATTAAAGATACTACAACTATTAGCTTGGCTAAAGTCAATAGTGGTTACAAAGACTTGGACATCGCCGTTGTCAAAGCTACTAATCACGTCGAACGCCCTGCCAAAGACAGGCACATTCGAG CCATTTTTGCTGCTGTTTCCGCCACACGCCCTCGTGCTGATGTTGCCTACTGCATTAATGCTCTTGCCAAACGCTTAGCCAAGACACATAATTGGGCC GTCGCTTTGAAAACCTTAATTGTCATTCATCGTGCTTTGAGGGAAGTTGACCCTACATTTTATCAAGAGCTCATTAATTATGAACGAACCAGAACACATATGCTCAACATGTCCCATTTCAGAGACGATTCTAGTGCTACTG CATGGGATTACTCTGCTTGGGTTCGTGCTTATGCATTATTTCTCGAAGAGAGGCTTGAATGTTTTCGCGTGCTTCAGTATGATGTTGAGACAGAGCCCCCC AGGATAAAGGATCTTGATACAATTGACTTGCTTGTGCAACTACCAGCATTACAACAACTTCTATACCGTGTTCTTGGTTGTCAG CCTGAAGGAGCAGCAGTTCATAACCATGTCATACATTTGGCACTTTCAATG GTTGCTTCAGAAAGCATGAAAATCTACAATGCTATCAGTGACGGGACAGCTAACCTGGTTGACAAG TTCTTTGAGATGCAACGGCATGATGCtgtgaaagcccttgatatatATCGGAGAGCAGGACAACAG GCTGAAAGATTGTCAGAATTCTATGAAATCTGTAAGAACCTTGATGTTGGGCGTGGAGAAAGATTTATCAAGATTGAGCAG CCCCCTGCATCATTTTTACAAGCCATGGAAGAGTATGTCAAAGAAGCACCTAGAGGGTCAACTTTCCGGAAAGAGGAG GTGAAGCAAATAGTTTATGAGAAGCCCACAGTTCTGGCAATTGAAGACAAGAATGTTACAGATGTAAAGGAGGAACAACCGCCATCACCCCCTCCAGAACCCGTCAAGGaagagaaacccatggttgaggCTCCTGATTTATTG AGTATGGACGACCCTACTCCAGTTGCCTCAGATTTAGATGAGAAAAATGCTTTGGCTCTAGCTATTGTTTCTGTGG ATGATCTATCGACTACAGCTCCGCCTCCTAATTTGCAGAACGGCGCTACTGGATGGGAATTGGCACTTGTAACTGCACCCAGCTCAAATGAGAGTGCCACTGCAGCTACTAACCTG GGCGGAGGATTTGACAAATTAACACTAGACAGCCTATACGATGATGCAATGAGAAGAAATAATCAGGCAACAAGTTACAATCCTTGGGAGGCAGCTCCGATGAGAAGCAATCAAATGATGCAAACTCATGACCCTTTTTACGCATCAAATGCTATGGCTGCATCCCATTCTGTGCAAATGGCTGCCATGGCCAGTCAGCAACAAGCTTTCTTGATGCAACAACAAATGATGATGGGACAACACCAAATGATGATGGGCCAACAACAAATGATGATGGGACAACAACAGCCACCGCCTATGAATCCTTACGGAAATCCTTATGCAGCCAGCCCCTATGCTCCTAGCATGCCGGTCCAACCATATAACCCTAATACGGGTTTCTTATAA